The following proteins come from a genomic window of Pirellula staleyi DSM 6068:
- a CDS encoding ECF-type sigma factor: MSDPGSITRLLLETTEGDENAATVLWEHFRDRLVHFAKGRLTGARKSASDEEDVAVEAFHSLLKGVRNGRYNLPSRDHIWRLLVCMAMRRAHAILRRQNTQKRHGEVGESAIMPVDHGEVGGISGFPDDEPTPTTLAVMNLMLGELGELLHEEREREILMLKLEGYSHREVAERLGLGLWRVRKVLDKVEAYLGS, from the coding sequence ATGTCGGATCCTGGCTCCATCACGCGACTGCTTCTGGAAACTACCGAGGGAGATGAAAATGCCGCCACTGTGCTGTGGGAGCATTTTCGCGATCGGCTGGTGCACTTTGCCAAAGGGCGACTGACGGGAGCCCGCAAATCGGCCAGCGACGAAGAAGATGTGGCTGTCGAAGCCTTTCACAGCCTGCTCAAAGGGGTGCGGAACGGCCGCTACAACCTTCCCTCCCGCGACCATATCTGGCGACTGTTGGTCTGCATGGCGATGCGGCGAGCTCACGCGATCTTGCGCCGTCAGAATACCCAAAAACGGCATGGCGAGGTGGGAGAGTCGGCCATCATGCCGGTTGATCACGGGGAAGTAGGGGGGATCTCGGGCTTTCCCGACGACGAGCCGACACCTACCACGCTGGCCGTTATGAACCTGATGCTCGGGGAGCTGGGGGAACTGCTGCACGAGGAGCGTGAGCGCGAGATTCTGATGCTGAAACTCGAAGGCTACTCCCATCGCGAAGTCGCCGAACGACTCGGACTCGGTCTCTGGCGTGTGCGTAAGGTGCTCGACAAGGTCGAAGCTTACTTAGGTAGCTGA